The bacterium DNA window TACTTCACAAAAGATGGAAATACTCTCTACTTCATTTCCAACCGTCCGCTAAAATACGGAGAGCCTCAAAAAAGTGATTTCGATATCTGGAAAGTTGAAAAAACAAAAGACGGTTGGAGCAATCCGATCCGTATGGAATCGCCAGTTAATAGCGAATTCAGCGAATACTATCCAACCGTCACTGATGAAGAAACGATGTATTTCGGATCCCGCCGCAAAGGCGGGAAAGGCGGAGCCGATATTTACGTAAGCAGACTGGAAAACGGAGAGTATCGAACAGCTGAGAATTTGGGCGACTCCGTAAATACAGCCGGAAACGAGTTTGAACCTTTTATAGCTTTTGATGAATCATTCCTGATTTTTATGGCGACGCCGTCTGAGAGTCTTGAAGAAGCGGATTTTTTTATCAGCTATCGCGAGCAAGAGCTTTGGACAAAAGCGCGGAAACTTCCCTTGCCTTTCAATTCCAGCGTAACGGAGTTTTCTCCCAAGGTGACTCGTGATTCAAAATATTTCTTTTTCTCCAGCACACGGAATAAGCACGAAATAAAATTCCCTAAAGCTGAAACAACATCAGAAATGAACCTGCGAATCCGGCAATCGGGAAATGGCCTTGGTGATATCTACCAGGTAGATTTTCTTGCGCTGCAGAATGCTTTGAAACAGTAATTCCTTATTTCCAATCAATGCCCTGCTATGTCCGTATCCGTCCCATCCTTGTCCGAACAGTGTATTGAGGCGCAATCTAAAGAAACTTACTATACATCTGTGAGCAAAGTCTAAAGGAGTCTGAAATGAATCACACCGCTTTACTTGTTGTTGATGTTCAAGAATCGTTTCGTCATCGTCCCTATTGGTCCGCCGCCGATCTGCCTGAATTTGCCGGCCACCTGCAAAAACTTATTGACGGTTGTGCCGCCGCCAGGGTACCAGTCCTTCAAATCCTGCATACGGAGGACAAAGGCGCCTTTGCGCTGTCAACAGGATTTGTGAGAACGTTGGAACCGGTAAAGATCGAGCCCGAAATCGTGATTCATAAACGCTATCACAGCGCGCTTGCAGGGACGCCGCTTACAGGCTGGCTGAATGAACGGCACATTCACCGCCTGGTTATTTGCGGCATCCGTACGGAGGAATGTTGCGAAACGACTACACGACATGCCTCGGATTACGGCTTTGAAGTGGATTTTGTTATGAATGCTACCATGACGTTCCCTGTTACGTTTTCGCGCACAGGGCGTGTTTTCAGTTCAGCTGAGTTAAAAGAGCGTACTGAATTAGTTCTGACATCCGGCCAGTTCGCCCGGGTTGCTACCGTAGAAGAGGCGCTTGCGAAACTGTGAAACATCAGGCCGTGTATTTTATTTTCCCACCGCGGACGCTTCTTCTGGATGTGGCCGGACCGGCTGAAGCACTGGCAATGGCGAACCGCAATCAAAACGATGTCCGTTTCGACATGCATTATTGCGCTGCGCGTATTCCGATTGAAAGCTCGATTGGCTTACTGTTGAGCAATCTGACGCCACTGCCGGAATCCCCGGCGCGGGACGCGATGATTGTTGTCGCGGGATCCAAAGACGGTCCGGAAGATGCCGGTTACAAAAAGTCGCGCGAGCTAATTGTTGATTGGTTGCGCCGCAGCGCGCGCCCAAC harbors:
- a CDS encoding isochorismatase family protein, which produces MNHTALLVVDVQESFRHRPYWSAADLPEFAGHLQKLIDGCAAARVPVLQILHTEDKGAFALSTGFVRTLEPVKIEPEIVIHKRYHSALAGTPLTGWLNERHIHRLVICGIRTEECCETTTRHASDYGFEVDFVMNATMTFPVTFSRTGRVFSSAELKERTELVLTSGQFARVATVEEALAKL